A single Natrinema pellirubrum DSM 15624 DNA region contains:
- a CDS encoding nitric-oxide reductase large subunit, which yields MQVTRKQLATFLATIFVVNLIVMGGGAWLSYANSPDIPDTIVGPDSETVATSEDVQDGKAVFQENGLMNQGSILGRGSYYDTDYTADTLDSKAEYMRDYYAQERHDENYSALNASVQAGIDEQVRQELQDSEYGSQVQYSAAEVYAHQQVREDYVERYHEGDRERGIPAGQIESAEEAEEFADFALWTAWISHTERPDSSASFTNDWPYSPAAGNDAGGPIMTWSVIAMVLLVGGAGAAIWLYQSVDLPEPEADGASIPHPSEIELTPSQLLSTRFVLIGALLFVAQTFLGGLLAHYYIERDGFFGIQELIGVDILQWLPWSIVRTWHVDLGILWIATMWLGAGLFLAPLLTGREPPKQALYVKGLVGALLVVAVGGLAGIWLGINNFFDGQLWWLLGNEGLEYVEIGRIWQVGLLVGFLGWTALVARGFKPLLDREPRYGLAHMIVYAGGSIGLLFMAGFLYTPKTNIVVTEFWRWWVVHMWVEGVFEFFILVVIALTLVSMNLLSKKSAEKAVIFQAALVMGSGIIGVSHHYWWAGLPEVWLPIGSVFSTIEFIPLLFILYEALGQYRAMDSAGKDFPYRMAFYFIVASSVWNFFGAGVIGFFINLPIISYYETGTYLTVAHAHGAMFGAFGLLAMGMSVYILRVTTRAESWTTRRLRWSFWLCNLGLALMIFLSLLPVGFLQLEVGFTQGYAASRSLEFYNGELIQTLFWLRMPGDTMLIAGAVLFAWDVVAKLLFQRKATAGESSSHVIADRIFGDSDPSDVVDPVSDDD from the coding sequence ATGCAAGTAACGCGAAAACAGCTGGCGACGTTCCTCGCCACGATCTTCGTCGTCAACCTCATCGTCATGGGCGGTGGGGCGTGGCTCTCCTATGCGAACTCGCCCGACATCCCCGATACCATCGTCGGGCCCGACAGCGAGACGGTCGCTACGAGCGAGGACGTCCAGGACGGCAAAGCTGTCTTCCAGGAGAACGGCTTGATGAACCAAGGGTCGATCCTCGGGCGCGGTAGTTACTACGACACCGACTACACTGCCGATACGCTCGATTCCAAGGCCGAGTACATGCGCGACTATTATGCCCAAGAGCGCCACGACGAGAACTACTCGGCGCTGAACGCCTCGGTCCAGGCCGGGATCGACGAGCAAGTCCGGCAGGAACTGCAGGACAGCGAGTACGGCTCGCAGGTCCAGTACTCCGCGGCGGAGGTCTATGCCCACCAGCAGGTGCGTGAGGACTACGTCGAGCGCTACCACGAGGGCGACCGGGAGCGTGGTATCCCCGCCGGACAGATCGAGAGCGCCGAGGAGGCGGAGGAGTTCGCCGACTTCGCGCTCTGGACCGCCTGGATCTCCCACACTGAACGCCCCGACTCCTCGGCTTCGTTCACCAACGACTGGCCGTACTCGCCCGCGGCGGGCAACGACGCCGGCGGCCCCATCATGACCTGGAGCGTCATCGCGATGGTGTTGCTGGTCGGCGGTGCCGGTGCCGCTATCTGGCTCTACCAGTCCGTCGACCTCCCCGAACCGGAGGCCGATGGCGCGTCGATTCCCCACCCAAGCGAGATCGAACTCACGCCAAGTCAGCTGTTGAGTACCCGGTTCGTCCTCATCGGGGCCCTGCTGTTCGTCGCCCAGACGTTCCTCGGGGGCTTGCTCGCCCACTACTACATCGAGCGTGACGGCTTCTTCGGCATCCAGGAACTGATCGGGGTCGACATCCTCCAGTGGCTCCCCTGGTCGATCGTCAGGACCTGGCACGTCGATCTGGGTATCCTCTGGATCGCCACCATGTGGCTCGGCGCGGGCCTGTTCCTCGCGCCGCTTTTGACCGGCCGCGAACCGCCGAAACAGGCGCTGTACGTCAAAGGCCTCGTCGGCGCACTACTGGTCGTCGCCGTCGGCGGTCTGGCCGGCATCTGGCTGGGTATCAACAACTTCTTCGACGGCCAACTGTGGTGGCTGCTGGGCAACGAAGGCCTCGAGTACGTCGAGATCGGCCGGATCTGGCAGGTCGGTCTGCTGGTCGGCTTCCTCGGCTGGACCGCCCTCGTGGCGCGCGGGTTCAAGCCGCTGCTCGATCGCGAACCCCGCTACGGACTTGCCCACATGATCGTCTACGCGGGCGGCTCGATCGGCCTGCTGTTCATGGCCGGCTTCCTCTACACCCCCAAGACCAACATCGTCGTGACGGAGTTCTGGCGCTGGTGGGTCGTCCACATGTGGGTCGAGGGCGTCTTCGAGTTCTTCATCCTCGTCGTCATCGCCCTCACGTTGGTCTCGATGAACCTCCTCTCGAAGAAGTCCGCCGAGAAGGCGGTGATCTTCCAGGCCGCCCTCGTCATGGGCAGCGGGATCATCGGTGTCTCCCACCACTACTGGTGGGCCGGCCTCCCCGAGGTCTGGCTCCCCATCGGGAGCGTCTTCTCGACTATCGAGTTCATCCCGCTCCTCTTTATCCTCTACGAGGCGCTGGGCCAGTACCGCGCGATGGATTCCGCCGGGAAGGACTTCCCTTACCGGATGGCATTCTACTTCATCGTCGCCTCGAGCGTCTGGAACTTCTTCGGGGCCGGCGTGATCGGCTTCTTCATCAACCTCCCGATCATCAGCTACTACGAGACCGGGACCTACCTCACGGTCGCCCACGCCCACGGCGCGATGTTCGGTGCCTTCGGCCTGCTCGCGATGGGGATGTCCGTTTACATCCTCCGGGTGACCACCCGCGCCGAGAGCTGGACCACGCGCCGACTGCGCTGGTCGTTCTGGCTGTGTAACCTCGGGCTGGCGCTGATGATCTTCCTCTCCCTGCTGCCCGTCGGCTTCCTCCAGCTCGAGGTCGGGTTCACGCAGGGCTATGCCGCCTCACGGAGCCTCGAGTTCTACAACGGCGAGCTGATCCAGACGCTGTTCTGGCTGCGTATGCCCGGCGACACGATGCTGATCGCCGGCGCGGTCCTCTTCGCCTGGGACGTCGTCGCGAAGCTGCTGTTCCAGCGGAAAGCGACCGCCGGCGAGTCGAGCAGTCACGTCATCGCCGACCGGATCTTCGGCGACAGTGACCCGTCGGACGTCGTCGACCCCGTTAGCGACGACGACTAA
- a CDS encoding uroporphyrinogen-III synthase, with protein sequence MTNTPTVAVFRPDDDRIERATDLLAELGAEPVPDPMLAVEATDAVPRTDADYVVFTSKTGAELIAAAGWEPTGETVCAIGPATADALRAEGYTVDLVPEEFTSSGLVAALSDAVDGARVEVARSDHGSPVLLDGLEEAGAYVHETILYRLVRPEGSGESARLAAAGDLDAACFTSSLTVDHFLEAAAEAGVRDATIAGLEDAVVGVIGEPTAETAAERGVDVDLVASEATFERLAAETVDAATDGE encoded by the coding sequence ATGACTAATACCCCTACCGTCGCCGTCTTTCGGCCCGACGACGACCGCATCGAGCGGGCGACCGACCTGCTCGCGGAACTGGGTGCCGAGCCGGTCCCGGACCCGATGCTCGCGGTCGAGGCGACCGACGCCGTCCCGCGGACCGATGCGGACTACGTCGTCTTCACGAGCAAGACCGGCGCGGAACTGATCGCCGCGGCCGGCTGGGAGCCGACCGGCGAAACCGTCTGTGCCATCGGGCCAGCGACGGCCGACGCGCTCCGCGCGGAGGGATACACGGTCGATCTCGTTCCCGAGGAGTTCACCTCGAGCGGGCTGGTCGCAGCGCTTTCGGACGCCGTCGACGGCGCACGCGTCGAGGTCGCCCGCAGCGACCACGGCAGCCCAGTGTTGCTCGACGGGCTCGAGGAGGCGGGCGCGTACGTCCACGAGACGATCCTCTACCGGCTGGTCCGGCCCGAGGGAAGCGGCGAGTCCGCCCGGCTGGCCGCCGCCGGCGACCTCGACGCCGCCTGTTTCACCTCGTCGCTGACCGTCGACCACTTCCTCGAGGCCGCCGCGGAAGCGGGAGTTCGGGACGCAACCATCGCGGGACTCGAGGACGCCGTCGTCGGCGTCATCGGCGAGCCGACGGCCGAGACCGCCGCCGAGCGGGGCGTCGATGTCGATCTGGTCGCGAGCGAAGCGACCTTCGAACGGCTGGCCGCGGAGACCGTCGACGCGGCGACCGACGGCGAATGA
- a CDS encoding DHHA1 domain-containing protein produces the protein MAGPVPDLEDRAVACAQRLCAADRVLLASHIDADGLTSAAIAATALERAGIPFETVFEKQLDDEAIAAIAATDYDTVLFTDFGSGQLDSIGDHEDAGDFTPVIADHHQPADRDTEYHLNPLLFGIDGASELSGAGASYVLARALADVADEADSSVASDGGEPRSDGGTVTASGAADARADNRDLAALAVVGAVGDMQATSGELHGANTGIVEEGVDAGVLETGKDLALYGKQTRPLPKLLEYATDVHIPGISNDENGALRFLDGLDLELQRDGEWRTWADLSNDEKRTVASALVQQAVSSGVPATKIDELVSTAYVLSEEPVGTELRDASEFSTLLNATARYERADVGLGVCLGDRDGALERARQLLRDHRRNLSNGIDLVTRKGATQEDHIQWFHAGDEIRETIVGIVAGMAMGNEGISRSKPIIAFADKNDEEVKVSSRGTHSLVRQGLDLSVVMGEASRAVGGDGGGHDVAAGATVPKGKEETFVDRADEIVGEQLS, from the coding sequence ATGGCAGGGCCGGTTCCCGACCTCGAGGATCGTGCGGTAGCGTGTGCCCAGCGGCTGTGTGCGGCCGACCGCGTGTTGCTCGCCTCACACATCGACGCCGACGGGCTCACCAGCGCCGCGATCGCCGCGACGGCGCTCGAGCGGGCGGGGATCCCCTTCGAGACGGTCTTCGAGAAACAGCTCGACGACGAGGCGATCGCCGCGATCGCGGCGACCGACTACGACACTGTCCTCTTTACCGACTTCGGGAGCGGCCAGCTCGACAGCATCGGCGACCACGAGGACGCCGGCGACTTCACGCCCGTGATCGCCGACCACCACCAGCCCGCCGACCGAGACACCGAGTATCACCTCAACCCACTCCTGTTCGGCATCGACGGCGCGTCGGAGCTGTCGGGCGCCGGGGCGAGCTACGTCCTCGCGCGAGCGCTCGCGGACGTGGCGGACGAGGCCGATTCGTCGGTCGCGTCGGACGGGGGTGAGCCTCGCTCCGACGGCGGGACCGTCACCGCGTCGGGAGCGGCCGACGCCCGCGCGGACAACCGCGATCTCGCCGCCCTCGCGGTGGTCGGCGCGGTCGGGGACATGCAGGCCACCAGCGGGGAACTCCACGGCGCGAACACGGGCATCGTCGAGGAGGGCGTCGACGCCGGCGTCCTCGAGACCGGCAAGGACCTCGCGCTCTACGGCAAGCAGACCCGGCCGCTTCCCAAGCTGCTCGAGTACGCCACCGACGTTCACATTCCCGGGATCTCGAACGACGAGAACGGGGCGCTGCGCTTTCTCGACGGACTTGATCTCGAGTTGCAACGCGACGGCGAGTGGCGAACGTGGGCCGATCTCTCGAACGACGAGAAACGGACCGTCGCCAGCGCCCTCGTCCAGCAGGCCGTCTCGAGCGGCGTCCCCGCGACAAAGATCGACGAACTCGTCAGTACGGCCTACGTCCTGAGCGAGGAGCCGGTCGGCACCGAACTCCGGGACGCCAGCGAGTTCTCGACGCTACTCAATGCGACCGCCCGCTACGAGCGGGCCGACGTCGGCCTCGGAGTCTGTCTGGGCGATCGCGACGGCGCGCTCGAGCGGGCGCGACAGCTCCTGCGCGACCACCGGCGGAACCTCTCGAACGGGATCGATCTGGTCACCCGCAAGGGGGCGACCCAAGAAGACCACATCCAGTGGTTCCACGCGGGCGACGAGATCCGCGAGACCATCGTCGGCATCGTCGCCGGGATGGCGATGGGCAACGAGGGGATCAGCCGCTCGAAGCCCATCATCGCGTTCGCAGACAAGAACGACGAGGAGGTCAAGGTCTCGTCCAGAGGGACCCACTCGCTGGTCCGGCAGGGACTGGACCTCTCGGTCGTGATGGGCGAGGCCTCCCGGGCCGTCGGTGGCGACGGCGGCGGCCACGACGTGGCCGCGGGGGCGACAGTACCGAAAGGGAAAGAGGAGACGTTCGTCGACCGCGCCGACGAGATCGTCGGCGAGCAACTGTCCTAG
- a CDS encoding DUF7551 domain-containing protein gives MVGTTLREIRHHIEQLASDDGNYYVVCARSGERPVPVAGQRFPTRTAAADAAQATEQYRAALRRYDPQLPFYDPVVCQERAGDDPTPTTSSRPTPESGQPRAAEAAPASTTGSAPADDDPLISFCHDVSGSVFEALSARDYDAAERAIMETYLAAAEATTDPNTLCLVLLETMAAELETHLAATERTRLLEAAASNLPPVASAADPVAASLEFLDSLSLLREYGLSRRSTAAGDRDVWTVSLRGYAIECGDRRFPTLPIGIDVLRRSETADAPAVTDVRALGDGDWEFVLTSDAGTAAGLVCTRGEQP, from the coding sequence ATGGTCGGAACCACGCTCCGAGAGATTCGCCATCACATCGAACAGTTGGCCAGCGACGACGGGAACTACTACGTCGTCTGTGCCCGCTCCGGGGAGCGCCCCGTCCCGGTTGCCGGACAGCGGTTCCCGACGCGGACCGCCGCGGCCGACGCCGCACAGGCGACCGAACAGTACCGCGCCGCGCTCAGACGCTACGACCCACAGCTCCCGTTTTACGATCCGGTCGTCTGTCAGGAGCGGGCCGGCGACGACCCGACGCCGACGACCTCGAGTCGGCCGACCCCGGAGTCGGGACAGCCACGGGCGGCAGAGGCGGCCCCGGCGTCGACGACCGGAAGCGCGCCCGCGGACGACGACCCCCTGATCAGCTTCTGCCACGACGTCTCCGGCTCCGTCTTCGAGGCGCTGTCGGCCCGCGATTACGACGCCGCCGAGCGGGCGATCATGGAGACGTACCTGGCCGCGGCCGAGGCGACGACCGATCCGAACACGCTCTGTCTGGTGTTGCTCGAGACGATGGCCGCGGAGTTAGAGACCCACCTCGCGGCGACCGAGCGGACCCGCCTGCTGGAGGCAGCGGCGTCGAACCTCCCGCCGGTGGCGTCGGCTGCGGATCCGGTCGCCGCGAGCCTCGAGTTCCTGGACTCGCTGTCGCTGCTCCGGGAGTACGGACTGAGCCGCAGGTCGACGGCGGCCGGGGACCGGGACGTGTGGACCGTCTCGCTGCGGGGGTACGCCATCGAGTGTGGCGACCGGCGGTTCCCGACGCTGCCGATCGGGATCGACGTGTTGCGACGGTCGGAAACGGCCGACGCGCCGGCCGTCACCGACGTACGGGCGCTGGGCGACGGCGACTGGGAGTTCGTCCTCACGAGCGACGCGGGGACGGCGGCCGGACTCGTCTGTACTCGAGGGGAACAGCCATGA
- the cobA gene encoding uroporphyrinogen-III C-methyltransferase, producing MSGNAIDAEPGTVYLVGSGPGDPDLLTVKAKRLLEECDVVLHDKLPGPEIIDRLPEDRREDVGKRAGGERTPQSEINERLVELARKGKSVVRLKGGDSFVFGRGGEEAEYLAAHGVPFEVVPAVTSAIAAPAVAGIPVTHRDHASSVSFVTGHEDPTKEESAVDWDALAATGGTIVVLMGVGRLPDYTKALLEAGMAPETPVALVERGTWPGQQVATGTLETIVEARDEAGIEPPAVTVIGDVAGTRESVVEFLQNDYGAADGGE from the coding sequence ATGTCAGGCAACGCCATCGACGCCGAACCCGGCACCGTCTACCTCGTCGGCAGCGGCCCCGGCGATCCCGACCTGTTGACCGTGAAAGCGAAGCGGCTGCTCGAGGAGTGCGACGTCGTCCTCCACGACAAGCTTCCGGGACCGGAGATCATCGACCGGCTTCCCGAGGACCGCCGCGAGGACGTGGGCAAGCGCGCCGGTGGCGAACGCACGCCCCAGTCCGAGATCAACGAGCGGCTGGTCGAACTCGCCCGCAAGGGCAAGAGCGTGGTCCGGCTGAAGGGCGGCGACTCGTTCGTCTTCGGCCGCGGCGGCGAAGAAGCGGAGTATCTCGCGGCCCACGGAGTCCCCTTCGAGGTCGTCCCCGCGGTCACCTCGGCGATCGCCGCGCCCGCGGTAGCGGGCATTCCCGTCACCCACCGCGATCACGCCTCCTCGGTCTCGTTCGTGACGGGCCACGAGGACCCCACGAAAGAGGAATCGGCCGTCGACTGGGACGCGCTGGCCGCGACCGGCGGCACCATCGTCGTCCTGATGGGCGTCGGCCGCCTGCCGGACTATACAAAGGCGCTGCTCGAGGCCGGCATGGCCCCCGAGACGCCGGTGGCACTCGTCGAGCGCGGCACCTGGCCAGGCCAGCAGGTCGCGACAGGTACCCTCGAGACGATCGTCGAGGCCCGCGACGAGGCGGGGATCGAACCGCCCGCGGTGACGGTGATCGGCGACGTGGCTGGGACGCGGGAGTCGGTGGTCGAGTTCCTGCAAAACGACTACGGCGCGGCCGACGGCGGGGAGTGA
- a CDS encoding group I truncated hemoglobin, whose translation MTDSLYERLGGEDAITAVVDEFYDRIMADEQVAGYFDDVDMQKQRAHQAQFISSVTGGPVEYAGGEMEAVHADMGITPSDFGAIATHLDDALAEFDVAEDDREAVLDEIASYQDAIVTAAD comes from the coding sequence ATGACAGACTCGCTCTACGAGCGACTCGGTGGCGAAGACGCGATTACGGCCGTCGTCGACGAATTCTACGACCGCATCATGGCGGACGAACAGGTTGCAGGGTACTTCGACGATGTGGATATGCAGAAACAGCGGGCCCATCAGGCCCAGTTCATCAGTTCGGTCACCGGCGGTCCCGTCGAGTACGCCGGCGGGGAGATGGAAGCCGTCCACGCGGACATGGGAATCACGCCGTCGGATTTCGGGGCGATCGCGACGCACCTCGACGACGCGCTCGCCGAGTTCGACGTCGCCGAGGACGACCGCGAGGCCGTCCTCGATGAGATCGCGAGCTATCAGGACGCGATCGTCACGGCCGCCGACTGA
- a CDS encoding CehA/McbA family metallohydrolase, with product MSSQIPFAIDFHVHSDDSYDGHEPIELILEQAADIGLDGVVITDHDEISESRRAADLAPDYGLIGIPGVEVSTRHGHLLAIGVEERPDPGQPFMATVETVRELGGVAIVPHPFQRSRHGVRKRYIEDADAIETYNSMVFTGYRNRRARTFASRRDYPQIGASDAHYLPNVGKAYTEVLVTPEAATPTKADIDGDDLVEAILEGRTQIRGKRTPIRKSAVQYGKGAVRKATYMFTSRAPLLPTVPASMDRST from the coding sequence ATGTCCTCTCAGATTCCGTTCGCGATCGACTTTCACGTGCATTCGGACGACTCCTACGACGGCCACGAACCGATCGAACTCATCCTCGAGCAGGCCGCTGATATCGGGCTCGACGGCGTGGTGATCACCGACCACGACGAGATCTCGGAGTCGCGGCGGGCCGCCGACCTCGCGCCCGACTACGGGTTGATCGGCATCCCCGGCGTCGAGGTGTCGACGCGACACGGGCACCTGCTGGCGATCGGGGTCGAGGAACGGCCCGATCCCGGCCAGCCGTTCATGGCGACCGTCGAGACCGTCCGCGAGCTGGGCGGGGTCGCGATCGTTCCCCATCCGTTTCAGCGCAGTCGCCACGGTGTCCGCAAGCGCTATATCGAGGACGCCGACGCGATCGAGACCTACAACTCGATGGTCTTTACCGGGTATCGCAACCGCCGGGCCCGGACCTTCGCTAGCCGGCGGGACTACCCCCAGATCGGTGCCAGCGACGCCCACTACCTGCCCAACGTCGGCAAGGCTTACACAGAAGTACTTGTCACGCCCGAGGCCGCGACCCCGACCAAAGCCGACATCGACGGCGACGACCTCGTCGAGGCGATCCTCGAGGGCCGAACCCAGATTCGCGGCAAGCGCACGCCGATCCGGAAAAGCGCCGTCCAGTACGGCAAGGGAGCAGTGCGCAAGGCGACCTACATGTTCACCTCGCGCGCACCGTTGCTGCCGACGGTGCCGGCCTCGATGGACCGATCGACCTGA
- a CDS encoding CapA family protein, which produces MTGRRAFLATAGAAALAGCAAPAVEPTAFADHERHDATVGFVGDAMLGRNVDERYGRAGTDPAAVWGDLRPRLQSLDGVCCNLECCLSTRGQRFPDRTYYFRADLGWAVPALEAGNVRFASLANNHMLDFGPTALLDTVDALEGAGISSAGAGETPTTARAPATVSIGDVDVAVVSFADHYAEYGVTDDRPGTAYVEFDPESAESRRLVGESLERAAATEPDLLVASVHWGPNWVEYPDDDLRAFGHWLIDQGVDVVHGHSAHVVQGVERYGDGLVLHDTGDIVDDYVIKEELRNDRTVLFELGLENGTPVELRLVPAVIDDETVTPADGNEAAWLRETMRERSAPFGTEYDRDGTDLVLSL; this is translated from the coding sequence ATGACCGGCCGTCGCGCGTTTCTCGCGACCGCAGGGGCAGCGGCGCTTGCCGGCTGTGCCGCGCCCGCGGTCGAGCCGACCGCGTTCGCGGACCACGAGCGCCACGACGCGACGGTCGGATTCGTCGGCGACGCGATGCTCGGCCGCAACGTCGACGAGCGATACGGGCGCGCCGGAACCGACCCGGCAGCCGTCTGGGGGGACCTCCGACCCCGCCTGCAGTCGCTGGACGGCGTCTGCTGTAACCTCGAGTGTTGTCTGTCGACGCGGGGCCAGCGGTTCCCCGACCGGACCTACTACTTCCGGGCCGATCTCGGGTGGGCCGTTCCCGCCCTCGAGGCCGGGAACGTCCGGTTCGCGTCGCTCGCGAACAACCACATGTTGGACTTCGGACCGACGGCGCTGCTGGACACCGTCGACGCCCTCGAGGGTGCGGGGATCAGCTCCGCTGGCGCCGGCGAGACGCCGACGACGGCCCGCGCTCCCGCGACGGTCTCGATCGGCGATGTCGACGTCGCGGTCGTCTCCTTCGCGGACCACTACGCCGAGTACGGTGTGACCGACGACCGACCCGGCACGGCCTACGTCGAGTTCGACCCGGAATCGGCCGAGAGCCGGCGGCTCGTTGGCGAGTCCCTCGAGCGCGCCGCGGCGACCGAGCCGGACCTGCTCGTCGCGTCGGTCCACTGGGGGCCAAACTGGGTCGAGTACCCCGACGACGACCTCCGGGCGTTCGGCCACTGGCTGATCGATCAGGGGGTCGACGTCGTCCACGGCCACAGCGCTCACGTCGTCCAAGGTGTCGAGCGATACGGCGACGGGCTCGTCCTCCACGACACCGGCGACATCGTCGACGACTACGTGATCAAAGAGGAGTTGCGCAACGACCGAACCGTCCTCTTCGAACTCGGCCTCGAGAACGGAACGCCAGTGGAACTGCGCCTCGTTCCCGCCGTCATTGACGACGAGACGGTCACACCGGCCGACGGGAACGAGGCGGCGTGGCTCCGGGAAACGATGCGCGAGCGCTCCGCGCCGTTCGGGACCGAGTACGACCGCGACGGCACGGATCTCGTTCTCTCGCTGTAA
- the hemC gene encoding hydroxymethylbilane synthase, which produces MRTRGTLRLATRGSALARRQASLVKEALEERRYEVELVTVETTGDQIRDELIHRLGKTGAFVRELDERVLEGDLDGAIHSMKDMPTEQPEALVTAGIPERGLPGDVLITPDGSTLEELPAGATVGTSSLRRRAQLLSERDDLEVEPLRGNVDTRLEKLLAPSLQAEHQERSEADKERKGNTGDDDFEAEYDRTTDEWFDDLSELERQALGREVETEYDAIVLAQAGLERSGLAHYVEYQELPTDTFVPAPGQGALAVTAPDGETAREIKSAIDHPRSRVETTVERTILAELGGGCIAPVGIYAILQGEHVHATVTVFDQDGDESVTGSRDLPVDSHAEAAREFARDLADRGAAELIEGAREDAEGDDEGVSEEDKPEGK; this is translated from the coding sequence ATGAGAACACGCGGGACGTTACGACTGGCGACGAGGGGGTCCGCTCTCGCCCGGCGACAGGCCTCGCTCGTCAAAGAGGCCCTCGAAGAGCGCCGGTACGAGGTGGAACTCGTCACGGTCGAGACGACGGGGGACCAGATCCGGGACGAACTGATTCACCGGCTCGGCAAGACGGGCGCGTTCGTCCGCGAACTCGACGAACGGGTCCTGGAGGGCGATCTCGACGGCGCGATCCACTCGATGAAGGACATGCCCACCGAACAGCCCGAAGCACTCGTGACCGCCGGGATTCCCGAGCGCGGACTGCCGGGTGACGTCCTCATCACGCCCGACGGCTCGACCCTCGAGGAATTGCCGGCGGGCGCGACCGTCGGCACCTCGAGTCTGCGCCGGCGCGCGCAACTGCTCTCGGAACGGGACGACCTCGAGGTCGAGCCCCTGCGTGGCAACGTCGACACGCGCCTCGAGAAGCTGTTGGCCCCGTCGCTGCAGGCGGAACATCAGGAGCGATCGGAAGCCGACAAAGAGCGGAAGGGGAACACCGGCGACGACGATTTCGAGGCCGAGTACGACCGCACCACCGACGAGTGGTTCGACGATCTCTCGGAACTCGAGCGCCAGGCGCTGGGCCGGGAGGTCGAGACGGAGTACGACGCCATCGTGCTGGCACAGGCCGGCCTCGAGCGCAGCGGGCTCGCCCACTACGTGGAGTATCAGGAACTGCCGACCGATACGTTCGTTCCCGCGCCGGGACAGGGGGCGCTGGCAGTGACCGCCCCGGACGGCGAGACCGCACGCGAGATCAAGAGCGCGATCGATCACCCGCGGAGCCGCGTCGAGACGACCGTCGAGCGGACGATCCTCGCGGAACTCGGTGGGGGCTGTATCGCGCCGGTCGGCATCTACGCGATCCTGCAGGGGGAACACGTCCACGCGACCGTCACCGTCTTCGATCAGGATGGCGACGAGTCGGTGACCGGCAGCCGCGACCTGCCCGTCGACAGCCACGCCGAGGCTGCCCGGGAGTTCGCCCGGGACCTGGCCGACCGCGGGGCCGCGGAACTGATCGAAGGGGCACGGGAGGACGCCGAGGGCGACGACGAGGGCGTCTCCGAGGAAGATAAGCCCGAGGGGAAATAG
- a CDS encoding DUF7260 family protein has product MTGSTALHGAPDCVDRELAAVATRDEAFGTFARRVRDLQATTPATGRGGATAATPVAMTTAGEASGASATTGGTGCVAVREAFAETVAPHSTADLADDEPLAETIAAELNEDVAVALTAETGWTPTLKRAVLEEIATRRREVDIVRETLETERETVVAAIDEIDEILTWLQSTAEESLLQCGFETLRAKHDRLERSRERLDELTARRQSQLTETTNRYGPGGTRYRTLVESVYSAQPARYPLLSTAARLYGVCGDCQRTVRTHLTRRV; this is encoded by the coding sequence ATGACCGGATCGACCGCGCTCCACGGTGCCCCCGACTGCGTCGACCGGGAATTGGCGGCGGTGGCCACTCGGGACGAGGCGTTCGGGACGTTCGCCCGGCGCGTCCGTGACCTCCAAGCGACGACCCCGGCGACGGGCCGCGGAGGGGCGACTGCGGCGACGCCGGTCGCGATGACGACAGCGGGCGAAGCGAGCGGCGCGAGTGCGACGACGGGCGGAACGGGATGTGTCGCCGTTCGCGAGGCCTTCGCCGAGACGGTCGCACCCCACAGCACCGCCGACCTCGCGGACGACGAACCGCTCGCCGAGACGATCGCCGCGGAGTTGAACGAGGACGTCGCCGTCGCGCTCACCGCCGAAACGGGCTGGACGCCGACGCTCAAACGCGCCGTTCTCGAGGAGATCGCCACCAGACGCCGCGAGGTCGATATCGTTCGGGAGACCCTCGAGACCGAACGGGAGACCGTCGTCGCGGCGATCGACGAGATCGACGAGATCCTGACGTGGCTGCAGTCGACGGCCGAGGAGTCGCTGCTGCAGTGTGGTTTCGAGACACTGCGGGCGAAACACGACCGCCTCGAGCGCTCCCGGGAGCGACTCGACGAACTGACTGCCCGGCGGCAGTCACAGCTCACCGAGACGACGAACCGGTACGGGCCGGGCGGGACCCGGTATCGGACGCTGGTCGAGTCGGTGTACTCCGCGCAGCCGGCCAGATACCCGCTCCTCTCGACGGCCGCGCGGCTCTACGGGGTCTGTGGCGACTGTCAGCGGACGGTCCGGACCCACCTGACTCGACGCGTGTAG